AAAAAGCCCCGGGGTAATCTGGGATTATCATTTAGTTGTTGTTTTCTAGTTGCAATCTTTCTCAATAGATTGCTCTTAGAAAGCCCTCATGTATTGCTTGTATATTCCTTGTATATTTGTGTTTTTATGATATATTATCCATTTAGCAAAAAAAGAACAATTCGAAGGGAAGTACTGCGGAAAAACTACAAATGCCTAGGCTGTTTCTAATACAGTACTAGTAATAATACTGATATGATTAAAGAGAACAAACAATACAATATTGTTCACTGTCTTTTACCTACACGACAAATAACAATACATAATTAACTTAAAATCAATGCAGATGTTGTTCCGGCCCTTCAGTTATTGTTGTACCACTGCTTGTGACCCGGAACCCATTCCGGACATTTGGGGCTGAAGTATTTCGAAACAACCCTCGAGTTCAGAAGCTGGATTATGGGCCCATATTTCACGCACCGTGGTGCCTTGTACTGGTTTATTGATGCACCATTGCTAACAGCATAGTCCATAAGCTTGTCAAATGTTCCAGTTTCCACTATCTTTATCTCCAGTGGCCCGATCGATTTGTCCGAAACCCGGCCTTGACGGTACACACTGTTGAGTGATTCTTCGACTGTAAGGCAACAATCCTCGAAAACAGATGGAGGAATTGGCGTGTCGTTGTTGTAGCCAATTTCCCAGTACAAGACATAATGGCCTGGTATTTTCGACAAGTCTGCATAGCTTGTGTATTCTATGAGTCGGGCGTCGAACGGTGAAATGTGATTGGCTGCTCTCTTTACAGCGTTTTGTAGCTCAACTTCATCAGTTTTATCAGCATCAATGCTAAGGACAACATTTTTTCGACATATGAAATGGAACTGAGGTGCTTTGTTTTTGAATCCAGCAACCTTTAATATGTCTCCAACCCGATATCGATAAAGTCCTGCACATAAATATTGACCATTAAAATTAATTATGATATACAAGTACAAATATTTCATTATTATATCAGCAACTGTAAAATAAAAAATCTTGTACCGGCATAAGTGGTGACAACAAGCTCATATTCATGTCCGATTTTCACGTCAACAAGATCAACCAGCTCAAGTTGGTCACTTGAGTTAAGCTTTGAGGATCCCGAGACTTGGTGTTTCCTATTGAAAGGCAAGAATTCAAAGTAGGCCATGGTAGGAATGAGAGTATACGCAACATCACTTGGATTGCAAAGAGGGTTGAGGTTTACACCAAAATAACACTCCGAAGAAGCATACATAGTGCACACAAGAGGAAGGCCATCACTATAGTAATCTATAGTTTGAATATATTGTGACATTGTTCCTGTCACAATAACATCGATATACTTGGTGTTAGGCCACAACCTCGTAATGATCCCTTTCCATGGCCTTCTCCTGCACTCGACCTCTATGAACTCCGCGAGCCTAGGGTTTGGTTTCAGAATCTTCATGACTGCCTCTCTCACACTGAGATCAGTTATTTGAGAGTCAACGGTTCCGGTTCGGATATCATTACAAAGGCTAGTCCAATGTTTTTCAAGAAACCGAATGGCTCTAATAAAACCAGAAGCAAAAACAGCTCCAACACGAAGAACTTCATCGTTTTGACAAAGTCCACATAACAACTGAGAGTACATGCTCTGGTAAGAATCAGAGCAGAGAACGGTTTCATTGGGACTTGTGTAGTTTGTGTATGGATCATAAGGCCTGTCCCTAAAATATGAGCTTTTGTAGTAACTAGTAAGAACCGGACGAGCCAAAAGACCACCTGGAGTTTTAGCTTCTGATTTAACGAACAAAAAGTACATTCCTTTGCCCTCGTCCAGACCAGGAACAAATTGCTCCATCACAGGCATCAGAAGGCTATATAGAGATGATTTCCTTTCAAGTTCTTCATCTATAGTTGGCATCAGCTTTCTCTCCCCTCCTGATGTTCCAGAGCTACAAATACATAGAGCCCATCATAAATCATGTTAAGCAACCAGTCAA
The sequence above is drawn from the Apium graveolens cultivar Ventura chromosome 2, ASM990537v1, whole genome shotgun sequence genome and encodes:
- the LOC141707055 gene encoding indole-3-acetic acid-amido synthetase GH3.6-like produces the protein MPEELKRAREMDGVVYNVHDRNKKALEFIQDVTSNAREVQNRVLDEILSSNADVEYLRRHGLTGHVDRDTFKKVMPFITYEDLQPDIERISNGDTSKILCSQPISEFLTSSGTSGGERKLMPTIDEELERKSSLYSLLMPVMEQFVPGLDEGKGMYFLFVKSEAKTPGGLLARPVLTSYYKSSYFRDRPYDPYTNYTSPNETVLCSDSYQSMYSQLLCGLCQNDEVLRVGAVFASGFIRAIRFLEKHWTSLCNDIRTGTVDSQITDLSVREAVMKILKPNPRLAEFIEVECRRRPWKGIITRLWPNTKYIDVIVTGTMSQYIQTIDYYSDGLPLVCTMYASSECYFGVNLNPLCNPSDVAYTLIPTMAYFEFLPFNRKHQVSGSSKLNSSDQLELVDLVDVKIGHEYELVVTTYAGLYRYRVGDILKVAGFKNKAPQFHFICRKNVVLSIDADKTDEVELQNAVKRAANHISPFDARLIEYTSYADLSKIPGHYVLYWEIGYNNDTPIPPSVFEDCCLTVEESLNSVYRQGRVSDKSIGPLEIKIVETGTFDKLMDYAVSNGASINQYKAPRCVKYGPIIQLLNSRVVSKYFSPKCPEWVPGHKQWYNNN